The genomic segment CGATAAAATGTATATCCAATTTTTTGCTAACGATGTTGTTCTCGCTAAAGATCCTTTGATGAATATCAGCACAAGAAATCACCTCCATGGTGATGTTGTGCGCTTCGTTGAACAAGCGTCCCATGTGCTTGTCGGCGTTGATATCGGCAGCATTGTCTGGGCAAAAATAACCCTGGAAGCGAAGCGGGAACTCAACCTGGAGATAGGCGTCCCCATCGTTCTTCTTGTCAAGACACAGGCCTTGGACTGTGTGGGATAAGTCCACTTGTCTGCTCTGTTGGCTGGAGTGACTGATGTGCCGGTGAACCCTGAGTGATGGCGCCGCCGAGAGCAGACCAACAAAAAGCCCTCGCCGTGAGGCGAGGGCTTTCCGATTCAGTTGATCTGAATCGTTTTTGCTGTTCTAAAGCGAACAGGTTGATTCCAGATCAACCGATTGCAGGTGCCTGCAGAGCCACAGGGGTGGACTCAGCGGCAGCCAGGTCGAGGGGGAAGTTGTGAGCGTTGCGCTCGTGCATCACTTCCATGCCGAGGTTGGCGCGGTTCAGCACATCAGCCCAGGTGTTCAGGACGCGGCCCTGACCATCAAGGATGGACTGGTTGAAGTTGAAACCGTTCAGGTTGAAGGCCATGGTGGACACGCCGAGGGCGGTGAACCAGATGCCCACAACCGGCCAGGCAGCCAGGAAGAAGTGGAGGCTGCGGCTGTTGTTGAAGGATGCGTATTGGAAGATCAGGCGACCGAAGTAACCGTGGGCAGCCACGATGTTGTAGGTCTCTTCCTCTTGGCCGAACTTGTAGCCGTAGTTCTGGGACTCGGTCTCGGTGGTTTCACGCACCAGGGATGAGGTCACCAGTGAACCGTGCATGGCGGAGAACAGGGATCCACCGAAGACACCTGCGACGCCCATCATGTGGAAGGGGTGCATCAGGATGTTGTGCTCGGCCTGGAACACCAGCATGAAGTTGAAGGTGCCAGAGATGCCCAGGGGCATGCCGTCAGAGAAGGAACCCTGACCGAAGGGGTACACCAGGAACACGGCGGAGGCAGCAGCCACAGGAGCGCTGTAGGCAACGCAGATCCAGGGGCGCATGCCGAGGCGGTAGGAGAGTTCCCACTCGCGGCCCATGTAGCAGAAGATGCCGATCAGGAAGTGGAAGACAACCAGCTGGTAGGGGCCGCCGTTGTACAGCCACTCATCGAGGGAAGCAGCTTCCCAGATGGGGTAGAAGTGCAGGCCGATGGCGTTGGAGGACGGAACAACAGCACCGGAGATGATGTTGTTGCCGTAGATCAGAGAACCAGCGACAGGCTCACGGATGCCGTCAATGTCGACCGGAGGTGCGGCGACGAAGGCAACGATGAAGCAGATGGTGGCAGCCAGCAGGGTGGGAATCATCAGCACACCGAACCAACCGACGTACAGACGGTTGTTGGTGGAGGTGACCCACTCGCAGAAGGCTTGCCAGCTGGTAGCGCCGGAGCGCTGCTGGAGGGTGGTGGTCATGAGAACGGAAAGAAATGTTCCCGGAGGAACGGTTTAAGGAAGGGCAGGGATGCCCTGCCTCGTGCCAATGTAAAGGAAGTTTGCGCTGTGTGACCTTTGCTTTATGAAGCTGTTGTGAAGAAGGATTGAGCACTGTGTGCCGGTGAGCTTGTTAGCGTCTCGCAAGCCCTGTGGCCGTTGCCTTGTCACCAGATCAGGAACGGGTGCTGTTTGTGCGGTTGCCCTGCAACCCAATCTTTCCGATTGGTCCGATTTATTTGGCGGACCATCTCCATAAATGTTTCCCGGGACTGCCACAGCGCATCCTCGATCTGGCTGCCTTGCCCATGCTTGACGTGCAGCGTGTGCTACTCGACACGATCGACCAGTTCCGCCCCACGCTGCTGGTGTTTTCCTGGCGCGATATCCAGATTTATGCGCCCGTGGACGGGCGCGGTGGCAATCCTCTTCAGAACTCCTTTGAGGTTTTTTATTCAGCCAACCCCCTGAAGCGTCTTCACGGAGCGCTTGGTGGTCTCCGCCTGATGACCAGTCACTACGGCGAACTGCGACGCAATCAACGGCTGGTGCGCCAGGGTCTCAAACGGGCGCGCA from the Synechococcus sp. KORDI-100 genome contains:
- the psbA gene encoding photosystem II q(b) protein, with product MTTTLQQRSGATSWQAFCEWVTSTNNRLYVGWFGVLMIPTLLAATICFIVAFVAAPPVDIDGIREPVAGSLIYGNNIISGAVVPSSNAIGLHFYPIWEAASLDEWLYNGGPYQLVVFHFLIGIFCYMGREWELSYRLGMRPWICVAYSAPVAAASAVFLVYPFGQGSFSDGMPLGISGTFNFMLVFQAEHNILMHPFHMMGVAGVFGGSLFSAMHGSLVTSSLVRETTETESQNYGYKFGQEEETYNIVAAHGYFGRLIFQYASFNNSRSLHFFLAAWPVVGIWFTALGVSTMAFNLNGFNFNQSILDGQGRVLNTWADVLNRANLGMEVMHERNAHNFPLDLAAAESTPVALQAPAIG